From the genome of Streptomyces sp. NBC_01260, one region includes:
- a CDS encoding TerD family protein has protein sequence MTVNMTKGQAISLQKSDGGTLTAVRMGLGWQAAPRRGLFGSRTREIDLDASAVLFADKQPVDVVFFRHLVSDDGSVKHTGDNLVGGAGSGGDDEAILVDLQRVPVHIDQIVFTVNSFTGQTFQEVQNAFCRIVDETNGQELARYTLDGGGQYTAQIMAKVHRAGNGWQMTAIGTPANGRTFQDLMPAILPHL, from the coding sequence GTGACGGTCAATATGACCAAGGGCCAGGCCATCAGCCTGCAGAAGAGCGACGGGGGGACCCTGACCGCGGTTCGGATGGGGCTCGGCTGGCAGGCGGCGCCGCGTCGCGGTCTGTTCGGTTCGCGCACCCGGGAGATCGACCTGGACGCCTCGGCGGTCCTGTTCGCCGACAAGCAGCCGGTCGACGTCGTCTTCTTCCGGCACCTCGTCAGCGACGACGGCTCGGTCAAGCACACCGGGGACAACCTGGTCGGCGGCGCCGGCTCGGGCGGCGACGACGAGGCCATCCTGGTCGACCTCCAGCGGGTGCCGGTCCACATCGACCAGATCGTCTTCACGGTGAACTCCTTCACCGGCCAGACGTTCCAGGAGGTACAGAACGCCTTCTGCCGCATCGTCGACGAGACCAACGGCCAGGAGCTCGCCCGCTACACGCTGGACGGCGGCGGGCAGTACACCGCCCAGATCATGGCGAAGGTGCACCGCGCGGGGAACGGGTGGCAGATGACCGCCATCGGCACCCCGGCCAACGGCCGCACCTTCCAGGACCTCATGCCGGCGATCCTGCCGCACCTGTAG
- a CDS encoding TerD family protein produces the protein MTAELVRGQNHTLPQTRLEIRISAGAPVVAGATLGDEHGTVHGVERIAHPGSPQLPGLEVSRQAAADHRLAVDLDALPDGVHRVTVLLALPLEAGGPIRFGAVAAPFVAVTGLDGDEIATFTLTGLDTESAVAALELYRRQGGWKVRAVGQGYAGGLAAMLADQGVDRAAELAGSIQAAVARGMARSVSPPPPRTPEGDRVRHAAGPAPAPGGGQPPVRPPAAQQPEPPAAVPSGPIDYAHPRRQSAAPPPPPPAAPPAAPGQPAQPVAGDATGWSMDERLYNQIWGMFEDLARATAAYRSAVDFAESRMDQELAQTLSDPRSRIGGAGDRAREQARAKRDELTGRAREALDRDLAQLAAESAVVEPALPAPYAGWDNPVWHAYRVPMEIPMALRIGDLHLPESTALRIPLLVRLPLERGIWIDSGRTASEAAAPTDSDQLHRLAMESAVLHAARLLAVYPADEFSVHVIDPAGSAAAALAPLVRSGVLAGPPASGPGGVSSVLAQLTRRVDLVQMAIRAGAADSLPPDLDPAEQLLIVNDFPHGFDDRAVTQLRYLADEGPSVGVHLLMVADREDASAFGPVLDPLWRSLLRITPVADDHLADPWVGHAWTYEPLRTPPGSGVLELVLAQVAAARRTGPR, from the coding sequence ATGACGGCCGAGCTGGTCCGGGGGCAGAACCACACCTTGCCCCAGACCCGTCTGGAGATCCGGATATCGGCAGGTGCGCCCGTCGTGGCCGGGGCCACGCTCGGCGACGAGCACGGCACCGTGCACGGCGTCGAGCGGATCGCCCACCCCGGCTCGCCGCAACTGCCGGGGCTCGAAGTGTCCAGGCAGGCCGCGGCCGACCACCGGCTCGCCGTCGACCTCGACGCCCTGCCCGACGGGGTGCACCGGGTCACGGTGCTGCTGGCCCTGCCGCTGGAGGCGGGCGGCCCGATCAGGTTCGGAGCCGTGGCCGCGCCCTTCGTCGCCGTCACCGGACTCGACGGCGACGAGATCGCCACCTTCACCCTGACCGGCCTGGACACCGAGTCCGCGGTCGCCGCCCTGGAGCTCTACCGCCGGCAGGGCGGCTGGAAGGTCCGCGCGGTCGGCCAGGGCTATGCGGGCGGTCTCGCCGCGATGCTCGCCGATCAGGGCGTGGACCGGGCGGCCGAACTGGCCGGGTCGATCCAGGCGGCGGTCGCCCGGGGCATGGCCCGCTCCGTGTCGCCGCCCCCGCCCCGCACCCCGGAGGGCGACCGGGTCAGGCACGCGGCGGGCCCCGCACCTGCCCCGGGCGGCGGTCAGCCCCCCGTCCGGCCCCCGGCCGCCCAGCAGCCCGAGCCCCCGGCCGCCGTCCCGTCCGGCCCCATCGACTACGCGCACCCGCGCCGCCAGTCAGCAGCGCCCCCGCCGCCCCCTCCCGCCGCGCCGCCCGCCGCGCCCGGACAGCCGGCGCAGCCCGTCGCCGGGGACGCGACCGGATGGTCCATGGACGAGCGCCTCTACAACCAGATCTGGGGGATGTTCGAGGACCTGGCCAGGGCCACCGCCGCGTACCGCAGCGCCGTCGACTTCGCCGAGTCCCGGATGGACCAGGAGCTGGCGCAGACCCTGTCCGACCCGCGCAGCCGGATCGGCGGTGCGGGCGACCGGGCCCGTGAGCAGGCCCGTGCCAAACGCGACGAGCTGACCGGCCGGGCCCGTGAGGCGCTGGACCGCGACCTCGCCCAGCTGGCCGCCGAGTCCGCCGTGGTGGAACCGGCGCTCCCCGCCCCGTACGCGGGCTGGGACAACCCCGTCTGGCACGCCTACCGGGTTCCGATGGAGATCCCGATGGCGCTGCGGATCGGCGACCTGCACCTGCCGGAGAGCACCGCCCTGCGTATCCCGCTGCTCGTACGGCTGCCGCTGGAGCGCGGGATCTGGATCGACAGCGGGCGTACGGCCTCCGAGGCCGCCGCCCCGACGGACAGCGACCAGTTGCACCGGCTGGCCATGGAGAGCGCGGTCCTGCACGCCGCCCGGCTGCTCGCCGTCTACCCGGCGGACGAGTTCTCGGTCCATGTCATCGACCCGGCGGGCTCTGCCGCGGCCGCGCTCGCCCCGCTGGTCCGCTCCGGGGTGCTCGCGGGCCCGCCCGCGTCCGGTCCCGGGGGAGTGTCCTCGGTCCTCGCCCAGCTCACCCGGCGGGTCGATCTGGTGCAGATGGCGATCCGGGCCGGTGCCGCGGATTCGCTGCCGCCCGATCTGGACCCGGCCGAGCAGCTGCTGATCGTCAACGACTTCCCGCACGGCTTCGACGACCGGGCCGTCACCCAGCTGCGCTACCTCGCCGACGAGGGGCCGTCCGTCGGCGTCCATCTCCTGATGGTCGCGGACCGGGAGGACGCCTCCGCGTTCGGGCCGGTGCTCGATCCGCTGTGGCGGTCGCTGCTCCGGATCACCCCGGTCGCCGACGACCATCTGGCCGACCCCTGGGTCGGCCACGCCTGGACGTACGAGCCGTTGAGGACGCCTCCCGGCAGCGGCGTTCTTGAGCTGGTGCTCGCCCAGGTGGCGGCCGCCCGCCGCACCGGACCCCGCTGA